A part of Vigna radiata var. radiata cultivar VC1973A chromosome 11, Vradiata_ver6, whole genome shotgun sequence genomic DNA contains:
- the LOC106777096 gene encoding microtubule-associated protein RP/EB family member 1C — translation MATNIGIMDAAYFVGRSEILSWINSTLQLSLSKVEEACSGAVHCQLLDAAHPGIVPMHKVNFDAKNEYEMIQNYKVLQDVFNKLKITKHIEVSKLVKGRPLDNLEFMQWMKRYCDSVNSGQNIYNALERREVCRGGRETSKKSANSQASTKGSTSQRPQSSHNSRRTEVSNANPTNQAVKVARAPSAGGPAYEEKITELKLSIDSLEKERDFYFAKLRDIEILCQTPEIEHSPIVGAIQKILYAADDDGTAVAEAQAMLSVGHKEIEGLSPIAEVSEEKSSSETHKRKNIANIDFDAAGIATLSPRQRLSDISDVHCSGSPLMTC, via the exons aTGGCGACCAACATTGGAATTATGGATGCGGCTTACTTCGTCGGCAGATCTGAGATTCTTTCTTGGATCAACTCGACTCTGCAACTCAGTCTCTCCAAAGTCGAAGAG GCATGTTCCGGCGCGGTTCACTGCCAGCTTCTCGATGCGGCTCATCCAGGGATCGTGCCGATGCACAAGGTCAATTTCGATGCCAAGAACGAGTACGAGATGATTCAGAACTACAAGGTCCTTCAAGATGTCTTCAACAAACTCAAAATCACCAAG CACATCGAAGTCAGCAAGCTCGTGAAAGGAAGGCCACTGGATAACCTCGAGTTCATGCAGTGGATGAAAAGATACTGTGATTCTGTCAATTCCGGacagaacat CTACAATGCTTTGGAGAGGAGAGAGGTTTGCAGAGGAGGAAGAGAAACGAGTAAGAAATCTGCAAACTCCCAAGCCTCTACCAAGGGTTCTACTTCGCAGAGACCTCAGTCTTCCCATAATTCTCGAAGAACCGAGGTTTCCAATGCAAACCCTACAAATCAGGCTGTTAAGGTCGCGAGAGCACCTAGTGCAGGTGGCCCTGCCTACGAGGAAAAg ATAACGGAGTTGAAGTTGTCCATTGACAGTCTTGAGAAAGAACGGGACTTCTACTTTGCAAAACTGAGAGATATTGAGATACTGTGCCAGACTCCTGAGATAGAACACTCTCCG ATCGTTGGGGCGATTCAGAAGATATTATATGCTGCAGATGATGATGGGACGGCTGTGGCTGAAGCTCAAGCTATGCTTTCTGTTGGTCATAAGGAAATAGAGGGCTTGAGCCCAATCGCCGAGGTTTCGGAAGAGAAAAGTAGTTCAGAAACTCACAAGAGAAAGAATATTGCCAATATTGATTTTGATGCTGCTGGCATCGCAACGTTGTCTCCGAGACAGAGGCTTTCTGATATTTCGGATGTTCACTGTAGTGGGTCACCTCTTATGACTTGTTAA
- the LOC106777499 gene encoding uncharacterized protein LOC106777499, giving the protein MNEQSKNETVNAQNCVEKKVESVDYRSSAGQGQEMRKVDVVHQLHTTKNTSGGILAGAAAAVTSTLQSAKDAVAKK; this is encoded by the exons ATGAATGAACAATCGAAG AATGAGACCGTGAATGCACAGAATTGCGTGGAGAAAAAGGTGGAAAGTGTGGATTATCGATCTTCAGCAGGGCAAGGTCAAGAAATGAGGAAGGTTGATGTAGTTCACCAGCTCCATACAACGAAAAACACCAGTGGTGGAATACTTGCCGGTGCTGCGGCTGCTGTTACATCCACTCTACAGTCCGCCAAAGATGCCGTGGCCAAAAAATAA
- the LOC106777005 gene encoding ADP-ribosylation factor 2, which yields MGLTVSRLMRLFYAKKEMRILMVGLDAAGKTTILYKLKLGEIVTTIPTIGFNVETVEYKNVSFTVWDVGGQDKIRPLWRHYFQNTQGLIFVVDSNDRDRILEARDELHRMLSEDELRDATVLVFANKQDLPNALSVAEITDKLGLHSLRLRRWFIQPTCATSGLGLYEGLDWLSSHISNKTR from the exons ATGGGTTTGACAGTGTCACGGCTAATGAGATTGTTTTATGCGAAGAAAGAAATGAGGATCCTCATGGTGGGTCTCGATGCAGCTGGGAAAACAACAATACTCTATAAACTTAAACTGGGAGAAATCGTCACTACAATACCCACAATAG GCTTCAATGTGGAGACTGTTGAGTACAAAAATGTCAGCTTCACCGTCTGGGATGTTGGAGGGCAGGACAAG ATTCGACCATTGTGGAGACACTACTTTCAGAACACACAAGGTCTTATCTTTGTGGTAGACAGTAACGACAGAGACAGAATTTTGGAAGCCAGAGACGAATTGCACAGAATGCTAAGTGAG GATGAACTTCGCGATGCTACAGTTCTGGTGTTTGCCAATAAGCAAGACCTTCCTAATGCTTTAAGTGTTGCGGAAATTACAGACAAACTTGGCTTACATTCACTTCGCCTGCGTCGCTg GTTCATCCAACCAACCTGTGCCACATCTGGGCTAGGACTCTATGAAGGGCTAGATTGGTTATCCAGTCACATATCTAACAAGACAAGATGA
- the LOC106777141 gene encoding cyclin-D3-2 — protein sequence MPQPPSPSFLLCHEQYSSFQQHSPTLITTPSSPSIFSDHHLFSQHDHLLSLLSKEAATHFTPSPSHHVVRWISTLSHFHGFAPLTTVLAVNYFNRFVNRRSFKTEDKPWKTQLAAVACVSLAAKVEETRVPLLLELQVEESEFVFEAKTIHTMELLVLSTLEWKMNPVTPICFFQHFLTRLALKRHLHWEFMCGCQHVLLSVIADSRVMSYLPSTLSAAIMIHVIEEIEPLNATEYRNQLLGLLKSNEEQVNECYKLMLGLLVCCKGIHNPGQRRKRVSEPSSPDGVIDASFCCESSNDSWSVASLSVEPELKRRKDEDQQIRLPPANRVSLDVLNIPR from the exons ATGCCTCAGCCACCCTCACCTTCCTTCCTCCTCTGTCATGAACAATACTCCTCTTTCCAACAACATTCTCCAACTCTCATAACCACCCCATCTTCACCTTCCATTTTTTCCGACCACCACCTCTTCTCCCAACACGACCACCTTCTCTCTCTACTCTCCAAAGAGGCCGCTACTCATTTCACTCCCTCCCCTTCCCACCACGTCGTACGCTGGATTTCTACACTTTCCCATTTCCACGGTTTCGCTCCTCTCACCACCGTTCTCGCCGTTAACTACTTCAACAGGTTCGTTAACAGAAGGAGCTTTAAGACCGAAGATAAACCATGGAAGACTCAACTGGCAGCCGTTGCTTGTGTCTCTCTCGCAGCAAAAGTGGAGGAAACACGGGTGCCGCTTCTTTTGGAGTTGCAA GTGGAGGAATCGGAATTTGTGTTTGAAGCGAAGACCATACATACGATGGAACTCCTCGTTTTGTCCACTCTCGAATGGAAAATGAACCCTGTCACTCCAATCTGTTTCTTTCAACACTTTCTCACAAGGCTTGCTTTAAAGCGTCACTTGCACTGGGAATTTATGTGTGGGTGTCAGCATGTTCTTCTCTCTGTCATTGCCG aTTCAAGGGTTATGAGTTATCTTCCTTCTACATTGTCTGCTGCTATAATGATACACGTAATTGAAGAGATTGAACCATTGAATGCTACGGAGTACCGAAATCAACTTCTTGGTTTACTCAAAAGTAACGAG GAGCAAGTGAATGAGTGCTACAAACTGATGCTGGGATTATTAGTTTGCTGTAAAGGGATTCACAATCCTGGTCAGAGGCGCAAACGTGTCTCTGAGCCAAGTAGCCCTGATGGGGTCATTGATGCATCTTTCTGCTGTGAAAGCTCAAATGATTCGTGGTCAGTGGCATCACTTTCTGTGGAGCCAGAGTTAAAGAGGAGAAAAGATGAGGACCAGCAGATTCGTTTGCCCCCAGCGAATCGAGTGTCTCTTGATGTTCTAAATATTCCTCGTTAA